Proteins from a genomic interval of Planctomycetia bacterium:
- a CDS encoding RsmD family RNA methyltransferase: MRVIGGTLKHRRITYSGDVRTRPMKDRVREALFNLVGPPVVGSLVIDLFAGTGALGIEALSRGAVGAVFFEKHFPTADVIKGNLKALGLEDRSEVVGCDSFLQWKRMRREKTPFGAKIPAVKAAAAASGANAEPLPWLVFVSPPYDFFVERQAEMLQLLDEFLAAMPPRSVLVVEADERFDLNLLPQAEEWTSRTYAPAVVALRHFDLYAPSDEEDDLEDDADDDDTDPENE, translated from the coding sequence ATGCGCGTCATCGGCGGCACGCTCAAACACCGCCGGATCACCTATAGCGGCGACGTTCGTACGCGGCCGATGAAAGATCGGGTTCGCGAGGCGCTCTTTAACTTGGTGGGGCCGCCGGTCGTCGGCTCGTTGGTGATCGACCTATTTGCCGGAACCGGCGCGCTAGGGATCGAAGCGTTGAGCCGAGGCGCGGTTGGGGCCGTCTTCTTCGAGAAGCACTTCCCGACGGCCGACGTCATCAAGGGAAATCTAAAAGCGCTCGGCCTCGAAGACCGGTCCGAAGTGGTCGGCTGCGATTCGTTTCTGCAATGGAAGCGCATGCGCCGCGAAAAGACTCCGTTCGGCGCGAAGATCCCCGCGGTGAAAGCCGCCGCAGCCGCGAGCGGCGCAAATGCCGAGCCGTTGCCGTGGCTGGTGTTCGTTTCGCCGCCGTACGACTTCTTCGTCGAGCGCCAAGCCGAGATGCTGCAATTGCTCGATGAATTCCTCGCCGCGATGCCCCCCCGAAGCGTGCTCGTCGTCGAGGCTGACGAACGGTTCGATCTGAACCTGCTGCCGCAAGCCGAAGAGTGGACCTCGCGCACGTATGCGCCGGCGGTCGTGGCGCTGCGGCATTTTGATTTATATGCGCCGAGCGACGAAGAAGATGATTTGGAAGACGACGCTGACGACGACGATACCGACCCGGAAAACGAGTGA